From the Chloroflexota bacterium genome, one window contains:
- a CDS encoding NAD(P)/FAD-dependent oxidoreductase, translated as MPKTYDVIIVGSGPAGIFAALELAESGLRILLLEKGRPLEKRSCPAMDRSISCIRCSPCGMVSGWGGAGAFSDGKLTLSAEVGGRLNEYLGVDELNDLIEYVDHVYLKFGGGDRVFGVGEEVEEWRRRAALAGLRLIPIKIRHLGTERCYKVLQAVYQHLSEKVDMRLGVAATRLHTEDARIAGIELSSGEVIEGKYVVVAPGREGADWLLAECRRLGLSLKNNPVDVGVRVEVPSAILEEITSVLYESKMELYSKVFDDRIRTFCMCPHGEVTTELTAGADPVVTVNGHSYADKRTDKTNFALLVSTTFTEPFNEPIAYGRYIARLANILSGGVIVQRLGDLLSGRRSTPERINRGIIEPSLKGATPGDLSFVLPYRYLTGILEMLQAMDNLAPGIYSRHTLLYGVEVKFYSARLELNDRLETEIKNLFAAGDGAGVTRGLIQASASGVIVARSILRDVETAKQVLKATA; from the coding sequence ATGCCCAAGACCTACGACGTCATAATTGTCGGGAGCGGCCCAGCTGGCATCTTCGCCGCTCTGGAACTGGCCGAGTCTGGATTAAGGATCCTTCTGCTTGAAAAAGGTCGCCCCCTCGAGAAACGCAGCTGTCCGGCGATGGATCGCTCAATCAGCTGCATCCGTTGTTCACCGTGTGGTATGGTCAGTGGTTGGGGCGGTGCCGGCGCCTTCTCTGATGGCAAACTCACCCTTTCCGCCGAGGTTGGAGGAAGATTAAATGAATATCTCGGTGTAGATGAACTTAATGACCTCATCGAATATGTTGACCATGTTTATCTCAAGTTTGGTGGTGGTGATCGTGTTTTCGGTGTCGGTGAGGAGGTAGAGGAATGGCGTCGACGCGCCGCCTTAGCTGGTCTCCGCCTGATCCCAATCAAAATCAGGCACCTGGGAACGGAGCGCTGCTACAAGGTGCTTCAGGCGGTGTACCAGCACCTGAGCGAGAAGGTAGATATGAGACTGGGCGTGGCGGCAACACGACTGCACACAGAGGATGCCCGAATCGCCGGGATAGAATTATCCTCTGGAGAGGTGATCGAAGGGAAATATGTCGTGGTAGCGCCCGGTCGGGAAGGGGCTGATTGGCTTTTGGCCGAATGTCGTCGCTTGGGACTCTCCTTGAAAAATAACCCTGTCGATGTTGGGGTGCGCGTGGAAGTCCCATCCGCCATCCTGGAAGAGATAACGAGTGTCCTCTATGAATCGAAGATGGAGCTATATTCTAAAGTGTTCGATGATAGAATACGCACCTTTTGTATGTGCCCGCACGGTGAAGTGACGACAGAGCTAACGGCTGGGGCTGACCCGGTGGTCACTGTTAATGGCCACAGCTATGCAGACAAGAGGACGGACAAAACCAATTTCGCCCTGCTGGTATCGACGACCTTCACTGAGCCATTCAACGAACCGATCGCTTATGGGCGCTATATCGCCCGCTTGGCTAACATCCTCAGCGGGGGAGTGATCGTGCAACGTCTAGGGGACCTCTTGAGTGGCCGTCGTTCGACACCTGAACGGATCAACCGAGGCATCATCGAGCCATCTTTGAAGGGAGCCACCCCAGGCGATTTGAGTTTTGTACTGCCTTATCGTTACTTGACCGGTATCCTCGAGATGCTCCAAGCGATGGACAATCTGGCACCGGGCATTTACTCCCGCCATACCCTTCTCTACGGCGTAGAGGTAAAGTTTTACTCAGCACGCCTAGAGCTTAATGATCGTTTGGAGACTGAGATAAAGAACCTCTTCGCGGCCGGCGATGGTGCTGGTGTGACCAGAGGACTCATACAGGCATCGGCCTCGGGCGTCATTGTGGCGCGGAGCATCCTGCGAGACGTGGAAACAGCCAAACAGGTGCTTAAAGCGACAGCCTAG
- a CDS encoding amidohydrolase family protein, with amino-acid sequence MPDQRLMGVALGKQKADLAVINGNLVNVNTGETYRGGVAVCGDRIAAIGNIDYTIGEQTQVIDATGHYIVPGFIDAYIHPESSNLSIGRFAEIVLAHGTTSIMTDLHEIGVVGGMEAVAAVLEGGKRTPLKIHFVVPSHVPFSPGLETSGGHFDAGVVAQAIQRDDAVGLSEIVAPYVLMNYPDLMQSIALTKKARKILAGHAPVTSGPALSAYLTVGVSNDHEAMQTEEALERLRNGVYLFMRESPVAQNMAALIKAVTEHKVDSRLCSIVTDDTDPMELTEQGHMDHKVRRAMQEGANFVTAIQMVTLNPATAFHLEMEIGSLAPGRYADINIVSGPQDFRVVKTIASGRLVAQDGRMVAPIGVLEHSALLLNTFHLKAPVKPGELAIATGVQIDQARVRVMRTLDWIPITVPGEANLPVKDGYIRADPEQDVLHIAVVERHHQIGNIGRAFMGGFNLKAGAIGSSVAHDNHNIVVMGINLEDMALAVNRLAELQGGQIVVRDSKILEEVPLPILGLLSDDDAYTLADKKRRMVAKAKECGATIRDPFMFLSFITLAAIPEFAITDKGYIAVEKQEIIDPVISVH; translated from the coding sequence ATGCCTGACCAGAGATTGATGGGAGTCGCCTTGGGGAAGCAAAAAGCAGATCTGGCCGTGATCAACGGTAATCTCGTCAACGTGAACACAGGCGAGACCTATCGGGGTGGCGTAGCCGTATGCGGTGATAGGATCGCCGCTATCGGGAACATTGATTACACCATCGGTGAGCAGACCCAGGTGATCGATGCGACGGGCCATTACATCGTTCCTGGATTCATCGATGCTTACATTCATCCGGAGAGCAGCAACCTGAGCATTGGTCGTTTTGCTGAGATCGTCCTGGCTCATGGCACAACGAGCATAATGACAGACCTACACGAGATAGGCGTCGTAGGGGGTATGGAGGCCGTCGCTGCTGTTCTGGAGGGGGGAAAAAGGACACCGCTTAAGATTCACTTCGTTGTGCCATCCCATGTTCCCTTCTCACCAGGGTTAGAGACGAGTGGTGGGCACTTCGATGCCGGGGTTGTGGCCCAGGCCATTCAGAGGGATGATGCGGTGGGACTTTCGGAGATCGTGGCTCCGTACGTCCTGATGAACTACCCTGATCTGATGCAGTCTATTGCTTTGACCAAAAAGGCACGCAAGATACTAGCGGGGCATGCGCCGGTTACCAGCGGTCCAGCCTTATCGGCCTATCTCACCGTTGGGGTGAGCAACGATCACGAGGCCATGCAAACCGAGGAGGCGTTGGAGCGGCTGCGCAATGGCGTATATCTGTTTATGCGTGAGAGTCCGGTAGCCCAGAATATGGCCGCCTTGATTAAAGCGGTAACGGAACACAAGGTGGATTCACGACTGTGTAGCATCGTCACCGATGATACCGACCCGATGGAGCTGACCGAGCAGGGACATATGGATCACAAGGTGCGCCGGGCTATGCAGGAAGGCGCGAACTTCGTCACGGCCATCCAGATGGTGACCCTGAACCCGGCTACGGCTTTCCATCTAGAGATGGAGATAGGTAGCCTTGCCCCCGGTAGATATGCTGATATTAACATCGTCAGTGGACCACAGGATTTTAGGGTCGTGAAGACCATCGCCAGTGGACGATTAGTGGCCCAGGATGGGCGTATGGTCGCGCCGATTGGTGTCTTAGAACATTCGGCCTTACTCCTTAACACTTTCCATCTTAAAGCGCCAGTGAAGCCAGGCGAGCTGGCCATAGCAACCGGCGTGCAGATAGATCAAGCCAGGGTGAGGGTCATGCGTACCTTGGACTGGATTCCCATCACTGTGCCGGGCGAGGCCAACCTTCCGGTTAAGGATGGTTATATCCGGGCAGATCCAGAGCAAGATGTTCTGCATATCGCCGTAGTCGAGCGACATCATCAGATCGGTAATATCGGTAGGGCTTTTATGGGCGGGTTCAATCTAAAAGCAGGGGCTATCGGTTCGAGCGTGGCCCACGATAACCACAACATTGTCGTGATGGGCATCAATCTGGAGGATATGGCCTTGGCTGTTAATCGCCTGGCCGAGCTACAAGGTGGACAAATCGTCGTGAGGGATAGTAAGATACTCGAAGAAGTGCCCCTGCCTATTTTGGGATTGCTTAGCGACGATGATGCCTACACGCTGGCGGACAAGAAAAGACGAATGGTCGCCAAGGCTAAAGAATGTGGTGCTACCATTCGCGATCCATTTATGTTTCTGTCCTTTATCACCCTGGCAGCTATTCCGGAATTCGCCATCACGGATAAGGGTTATATCGCCGTGGAAAAGCAGGAGATCATCGATCCGGTGATCTCGGTGCATTGA
- the gltX gene encoding glutamate--tRNA ligase — protein MNNGVRVRIAPSPTGPLHVGRARTALFNWLFTRANDGVFIVRIEDTDRIRSTEENLRSILTSLRWLGLEWDEGPEVGGPYGPYFQMQRLPLYQEFAQRLLRAGAAYYCYCTPDELTAMREAAKRAKMPFRYPGRCRPLTTKQRAAYEAEGRRPVLRFAAPSTGSTAFKDLIRGDITFDNTEIDDLVLVKSDGIPTYNFAVVVDDITMQITHIIRGDDHIANTPKQLLLYKALDASPPDFAHLPMVLGLDRAKLSSRHGATSVMEFAELGYLPEAMVNYLALLGWAFDDKREIFRKEELVQHFRIERVSKTAAAFSIEKLDWMNGYYIRQLSLKELAERALPFWQKAGLVPTDQVPTKTLTYIQKMIPLIQERVKRLGEVVELTDFFFKERLTYDSALLIGKGMTAAMTKLALAETKRVVENLSLFNSETLEIQMRSLAESLGLKTGQLFGAVRVAVTGRTVAPPLFQTIAVLGREKTLDRLTEALRLLDTLPSK, from the coding sequence CTGAACAATGGCGTGCGCGTCCGCATCGCCCCCAGCCCGACCGGTCCCTTACACGTCGGACGCGCCCGTACAGCTCTCTTCAACTGGCTATTCACTCGCGCCAATGATGGCGTTTTCATTGTGCGCATCGAGGATACCGACCGTATTCGCTCCACAGAGGAGAATCTACGGTCGATTCTCACTTCCTTGCGCTGGTTGGGGCTGGAATGGGACGAGGGCCCCGAGGTTGGCGGCCCTTATGGTCCCTATTTCCAGATGCAGCGTCTGCCTCTCTACCAAGAGTTCGCCCAGCGCTTACTGAGGGCAGGAGCGGCGTACTATTGCTATTGTACACCCGACGAGCTGACAGCTATGCGCGAGGCCGCAAAAAGGGCCAAGATGCCCTTCCGTTATCCTGGTCGCTGCCGACCGTTAACAACCAAACAACGCGCTGCCTATGAGGCCGAGGGCAGGCGGCCAGTATTGCGCTTTGCTGCTCCATCGACAGGATCCACCGCCTTTAAGGACTTAATCCGCGGCGACATCACCTTTGACAACACTGAGATCGATGACCTTGTGCTCGTCAAGAGCGACGGCATTCCCACCTATAACTTCGCCGTTGTTGTCGACGACATCACCATGCAGATCACCCATATCATTCGTGGCGATGATCATATTGCGAATACGCCCAAGCAACTGCTGCTCTATAAGGCTCTTGATGCTTCCCCTCCGGACTTCGCCCATCTACCGATGGTGCTTGGCTTAGATAGGGCTAAATTATCTAGCCGACACGGGGCTACTTCAGTCATGGAGTTCGCTGAGCTCGGCTACCTGCCTGAGGCGATGGTGAATTACCTGGCCCTTCTCGGCTGGGCCTTCGATGACAAACGGGAGATCTTCCGTAAGGAGGAACTGGTGCAACACTTCCGCATCGAACGCGTCTCCAAGACGGCTGCGGCCTTCTCCATAGAGAAGCTGGACTGGATGAACGGTTACTACATTCGGCAGTTAAGCCTAAAAGAGTTGGCTGAGCGCGCCCTACCATTCTGGCAGAAAGCTGGGCTCGTCCCCACCGATCAGGTGCCAACAAAAACGTTAACCTATATACAAAAGATGATTCCCCTGATTCAGGAGAGAGTAAAGCGATTAGGTGAGGTGGTCGAGCTAACCGACTTCTTCTTCAAAGAAAGACTGACCTATGATTCAGCCTTGCTCATTGGTAAAGGGATGACCGCAGCTATGACGAAGCTCGCCCTGGCCGAAACCAAGAGAGTTGTGGAGAATCTTTCCCTTTTCAATAGTGAAACGTTAGAGATACAGATGCGTTCTCTAGCCGAGTCCCTTGGGCTGAAAACAGGGCAGCTCTTTGGCGCTGTACGCGTGGCCGTGACTGGACGTACGGTAGCACCACCCCTCTTTCAAACGATAGCTGTGTTGGGCCGCGAAAAAACGCTGGATCGCCTGACAGAGGCGCTTCGGCTCCTGGACACTTTGCCCAGTAAATAA
- a CDS encoding RluA family pseudouridine synthase, whose translation MVILHKKVSVPASAAGTRLDKFLTTVYPHLSRSLIQKLIEAGHATVNGQPSKPSVKILPGDQIDLHLPPPEPTTLIPQPIPLDIVFENEDVLMINKPAGLVVHPAAGHRTDTLVNAILAYYPNLEIGSSLRPGIVHRLDKDTSGLLVIAKNDRAHLNLSRQIQERKILKEYIALLHGHLTPSKGLIEAPIGRHPKQRKLMAVVAEGREARTYYTVSEYMADYTLVRVRPETGRTHQIRVHFASIGHPVAGDRVYGRRHEEISFPRQFLHACRLSLCLPNSEQFVEFEAPLPSDLEEILTELRRKD comes from the coding sequence GTGGTCATCCTGCATAAAAAAGTTTCTGTCCCGGCATCCGCCGCTGGGACACGCTTGGATAAGTTCCTGACAACGGTCTACCCGCACCTTTCTCGCTCCCTCATTCAAAAACTCATAGAAGCTGGGCATGCCACTGTGAACGGACAACCAAGCAAGCCCAGCGTTAAGATACTCCCAGGTGATCAGATCGACTTACATTTACCACCGCCCGAGCCGACCACACTGATTCCCCAACCGATTCCCCTGGACATCGTCTTCGAGAATGAGGATGTGTTGATGATCAACAAGCCGGCCGGATTGGTGGTGCATCCAGCTGCGGGGCATAGGACAGATACCCTGGTGAATGCTATCCTGGCTTATTATCCCAATCTGGAGATCGGGTCAAGCCTACGGCCTGGCATCGTCCATCGCTTGGATAAGGACACTTCTGGATTGCTAGTAATAGCTAAGAACGACAGGGCCCACTTGAATCTATCCCGGCAAATTCAGGAACGGAAGATACTAAAAGAGTATATCGCTTTGTTGCACGGCCACCTCACCCCAAGCAAGGGGCTGATTGAGGCCCCCATCGGTCGTCATCCCAAACAACGCAAATTGATGGCCGTCGTCGCTGAGGGTCGAGAAGCGCGTACGTATTATACCGTCAGCGAATATATGGCCGACTATACTCTTGTCCGAGTCCGCCCAGAGACAGGCCGTACCCATCAGATTCGCGTTCACTTCGCCTCTATTGGGCATCCTGTAGCTGGCGATCGCGTTTATGGCCGCAGGCATGAAGAGATATCCTTTCCTAGGCAGTTTCTGCACGCCTGCCGACTTAGTCTTTGCTTGCCCAATAGTGAGCAATTCGTTGAGTTTGAAGCCCCTTTGCCCAGCGACCTGGAAGAGATATTGACCGAACTACGCCGCAAAGACTGA
- the lspA gene encoding signal peptidase II, whose amino-acid sequence MPHLHLLRHYLPFFTVAFFVFALDQFSKMLIPYYIFSRTNRLALLGDWVRLDYVTNTGAAFGLLQGKTGLFATIALLVIPILILWQGYVAPGKLLPKVCLGLLLGGTLGNLLDRLRYGYVIDFIDIGIGNLRWPTFNLADSAFVIGSIILAWCLLTTPSKRDSRGHPA is encoded by the coding sequence TTGCCCCACCTACACCTATTACGCCATTATCTACCCTTCTTCACTGTGGCGTTTTTTGTCTTTGCCCTGGATCAGTTCTCTAAAATGCTGATACCGTACTACATTTTTTCCCGGACCAATCGGTTAGCGCTCCTTGGAGATTGGGTTCGTTTGGATTACGTCACCAACACTGGGGCCGCCTTCGGTCTGCTTCAGGGGAAAACAGGACTATTTGCAACGATCGCCCTACTAGTGATTCCCATCCTTATCCTCTGGCAAGGATATGTTGCCCCAGGGAAGCTGCTTCCGAAGGTGTGTCTGGGGCTCTTGCTAGGTGGTACACTTGGCAATCTCCTTGATAGGCTACGTTATGGTTATGTCATAGACTTCATCGATATCGGCATCGGTAACCTGCGCTGGCCAACCTTTAATCTGGCCGATAGTGCTTTCGTGATCGGCAGCATCATCCTGGCCTGGTGTCTTCTTACCACTCCCTCGAAACGAGACAGCCGTGGTCATCCTGCATAA
- a CDS encoding TraR/DksA C4-type zinc finger protein, producing MELQSRYETQKQWLETEQERLRREIAQLNVDEEMAASARGGHSAYGNHLADNATDTFEQEKTLSLQKHLRGLLEQVEHALNKWDKGTYGLCDDCGEPIDPQRLQALPYANLCIHCKTKQQVKRSRL from the coding sequence ATGGAACTACAGTCGCGATACGAGACACAAAAGCAGTGGCTGGAAACAGAGCAAGAGAGGCTGCGCAGAGAGATCGCTCAGCTCAACGTTGACGAAGAGATGGCTGCAAGCGCTCGTGGTGGACATAGCGCGTATGGCAATCACCTGGCCGACAACGCTACCGATACCTTCGAGCAGGAAAAAACGCTGTCCCTCCAGAAACATCTGCGCGGCCTGCTGGAACAGGTAGAACACGCTCTCAACAAATGGGATAAGGGGACGTATGGGTTGTGTGATGATTGTGGCGAACCGATCGACCCCCAGCGTCTTCAAGCCCTGCCCTATGCTAATCTCTGCATCCATTGTAAGACGAAGCAGCAAGTTAAGCGCAGCCGGTTGTAA
- the ileS gene encoding isoleucine--tRNA ligase, with product MFKPVSSRVDFPTLERELLQWWLANDLMKKYIARNENARKRFSFLDGPITANNPMGVHHAWGRTYKDLFQRFKTMQGFAQRYQNGFDGQGLWVEVEVEKELGFNSKRDIENYGLARFVEQCRARVEKFSRIQTEQSIRLGYWMDWDNSYYTTSDENNYAIWHFLQKCHEQGLLYKGHSVMPWCTRCGTALSQHELATEGYEEITHPSVYVRLRLKGRGNEYLLVWTTTPWTLTSNVAVAVHPELLYAKVKQGEDIYYLSQGTLDCLSGPYTILGKISGRELLGLQYEGPFDYLPVQQGIVHKVIPWEQVGEEEGTGLVHIAPGCGQEDFELSREHNLAVIAPLDEAGYYGAGFDWLTGRNVQGVNQDIFADLSRRGVAYKITTYTHRYPVCWRCKEELVFRLVDEWFIKMDDLRHKIMDVTRKIRWIPDFALDRELDWLRNMGDWCISRKRYWGLALPFFECACGHLQVIGSKEELYAKAVSGLENLKSPHRPYIDAVKIPCPNCGQLIARIPEVGDAWLDAGIVPFSTLSYFEDKEYWQTWFPADFITESFPGQFRCWFYSLLTMSTVLEGANPFKTCLGYALVRDEQGEEMHKSKGNAIWFDEAAERMGVDAMRWIYLTQNPVNNLNFGYGVADEVRKRFLLPLWNAYSFFVTYANIDRFNPMEHATPINERSPLDRWILAKLNILIQTVTEGLNDYDTATPARAIESFVDDLSTWYIRRSRRRYWKSEQDKDKTAAYTTLYEVLVTLSKLIAPFIPFLAEHIYQNLVRSIDKIAPESVHLADFPQADAKLIDKTLLQSVDLARRIVSLGRAARNKAAIKVRQPLSEALINVPDMTERTIIAQLASQILEELNVKRLAFAVDMADVITFSVRPRLDLLGPKYGQALPAILRELTKLDQMELARQVRGQETVIVGTYTLEPSDLEVIITDRKPYAVATDDSYAVAIDTRLTPELLQEGLARELIHRLQLMRKQANFNIEDRIITYYQGSARIRATIETHAAYIKQETLSLSLENSPPPDGAYSETLLIDGEQVTLAVTRPGK from the coding sequence ATGTTTAAGCCTGTTTCATCTCGGGTGGATTTCCCCACCCTAGAAAGAGAGCTCCTCCAGTGGTGGTTAGCAAATGATCTGATGAAAAAATATATCGCTCGAAATGAAAACGCCAGGAAGCGGTTCTCCTTCCTCGACGGGCCGATCACTGCCAATAACCCTATGGGTGTACATCACGCTTGGGGACGCACCTATAAAGACCTCTTCCAGCGATTCAAGACCATGCAGGGGTTCGCACAACGGTATCAAAATGGCTTCGATGGTCAGGGTCTCTGGGTTGAGGTCGAGGTTGAGAAGGAGCTCGGCTTCAACTCCAAGCGAGATATCGAAAACTATGGCTTGGCCAGATTTGTAGAGCAATGCCGCGCCCGTGTAGAGAAGTTCTCTCGGATTCAGACTGAACAATCGATCAGGCTTGGCTATTGGATGGACTGGGATAACTCCTACTATACCACCTCTGATGAGAACAACTATGCCATCTGGCATTTCCTACAGAAATGCCACGAACAAGGGCTGCTTTATAAAGGGCATAGTGTAATGCCCTGGTGCACTCGTTGCGGTACCGCCCTCTCCCAGCACGAACTGGCTACAGAAGGATATGAGGAGATCACCCATCCCTCTGTATACGTGCGCTTGCGACTCAAAGGGCGAGGCAATGAGTATCTGCTCGTTTGGACAACGACCCCCTGGACGCTCACCTCGAACGTCGCTGTCGCTGTCCATCCAGAACTCCTGTACGCAAAGGTGAAACAGGGAGAGGATATTTACTATCTCTCGCAAGGTACACTCGACTGCTTGAGTGGGCCATACACCATCTTGGGTAAAATCTCTGGACGAGAGCTGTTGGGACTCCAATATGAGGGGCCATTCGATTACCTCCCCGTACAGCAAGGAATCGTACATAAAGTGATCCCCTGGGAACAGGTGGGGGAGGAGGAAGGCACAGGACTAGTTCATATCGCTCCTGGCTGTGGACAAGAGGACTTTGAACTCTCTCGGGAACACAACCTAGCGGTGATCGCACCCCTCGACGAAGCGGGCTATTACGGCGCTGGTTTTGATTGGCTGACTGGCAGAAATGTGCAAGGCGTTAATCAAGACATCTTCGCTGACCTCTCCCGCAGAGGTGTAGCCTACAAGATCACCACTTATACGCACCGCTATCCTGTCTGCTGGCGTTGCAAGGAAGAGCTGGTCTTCCGTCTGGTAGACGAGTGGTTCATTAAAATGGATGACCTCCGCCACAAGATCATGGATGTTACCCGAAAGATACGATGGATACCAGACTTCGCTCTGGATAGGGAGCTCGATTGGCTGCGCAATATGGGCGACTGGTGTATCTCACGTAAGCGCTACTGGGGCTTGGCTCTGCCTTTCTTCGAGTGTGCTTGTGGCCATCTCCAGGTCATCGGCAGCAAGGAGGAGCTTTATGCGAAGGCCGTGTCCGGCTTGGAGAATCTTAAATCTCCCCATCGTCCCTACATCGATGCCGTCAAGATACCCTGCCCCAATTGCGGACAGCTCATAGCCAGGATTCCCGAAGTGGGTGATGCCTGGTTAGATGCTGGGATCGTTCCCTTTTCCACCCTGAGCTATTTCGAGGACAAAGAGTATTGGCAAACGTGGTTTCCGGCTGATTTTATTACGGAATCTTTCCCCGGACAGTTCCGCTGTTGGTTCTACTCCCTTCTCACTATGAGCACAGTTTTGGAGGGGGCGAATCCCTTCAAAACCTGCCTTGGGTATGCCCTGGTTCGGGACGAACAGGGAGAGGAGATGCACAAAAGCAAAGGCAACGCTATCTGGTTTGATGAGGCAGCCGAACGTATGGGCGTGGATGCTATGCGCTGGATATATCTCACTCAGAATCCGGTCAACAATCTTAACTTTGGCTATGGAGTCGCCGACGAGGTGCGAAAGCGCTTCCTGCTCCCCCTGTGGAACGCCTATTCCTTCTTCGTCACCTATGCCAACATTGATAGGTTCAACCCTATGGAACACGCCACACCCATTAATGAACGTTCACCACTGGATCGTTGGATCTTAGCCAAATTGAACATCTTAATTCAAACGGTCACCGAAGGGCTGAACGACTACGATACCGCCACCCCAGCGAGAGCCATCGAATCATTCGTCGATGATCTCTCCACATGGTACATTCGGCGCAGTCGTCGCCGTTATTGGAAGTCGGAACAGGATAAAGATAAGACGGCCGCTTACACCACGCTGTACGAGGTTCTGGTAACGCTGTCCAAGTTAATCGCTCCGTTTATCCCCTTCCTGGCCGAGCACATTTATCAGAACCTGGTCCGATCTATAGACAAGATAGCACCAGAGAGTGTCCACCTTGCTGATTTCCCCCAGGCCGACGCTAAACTAATCGACAAAACCCTGCTCCAAAGCGTAGACCTGGCTCGCAGGATAGTCAGCTTAGGACGAGCAGCCCGCAACAAGGCTGCCATCAAGGTCAGGCAACCGTTGAGCGAAGCACTGATTAACGTCCCGGACATGACCGAGCGCACAATCATTGCGCAGCTGGCCTCCCAAATCCTGGAAGAACTAAATGTAAAACGCCTTGCTTTTGCCGTTGATATGGCTGATGTGATCACCTTTTCGGTCAGGCCCAGACTCGACCTGTTAGGCCCGAAATACGGCCAGGCATTACCCGCTATCCTAAGAGAATTGACCAAGCTTGATCAAATGGAGCTGGCCAGGCAGGTGCGCGGACAAGAAACAGTGATCGTAGGCACCTATACGCTGGAACCGTCGGACTTAGAGGTCATCATCACCGATAGGAAACCATATGCTGTGGCTACCGATGATAGCTACGCTGTAGCCATCGACACCAGATTAACCCCTGAGCTTTTGCAGGAGGGACTGGCTCGCGAGCTGATTCATCGCCTGCAGCTGATGCGCAAGCAGGCGAACTTCAACATTGAGGATCGCATTATCACTTATTATCAGGGAAGTGCCAGAATACGAGCGACGATAGAGACACATGCGGCTTACATCAAACAGGAGACCCTCTCATTGTCACTAGAGAATAGCCCACCGCCGGATGGTGCTTACAGTGAGACTCTCCTCATAGACGGAGAGCAGGTAACGCTAGCTGTAACTCGACCAGGCAAATGA